The window tcatttcatttataaaagtgagggtattttttaactttgcataGCTCCAAAATGTAGACAGAAGGCAGTGTTAATACGCGAAGTTGAACCCCCTAGTGTCATACCTTATTGAGCTCCCTGGTGATCATGTCCCGGCGGTACTGGTGCTCCCTGTGGCTGTATGGGACGGCGTCGACCGCCAGCACGGCCACGCGGCGCCGGCCGGCAGAATCGCGCGGCGCGGACTCGCGGTAGTCGCCGGCCCACCGGAACGACCGACTGTACCCTTCGTACTTGCTGTAGCGCTCGCCACCTGAGATACAACACTTcatgtatgtccccaccgggatttgaacccgggacctccggatcgtgagcacaccaaaccactggaccacggaggccgttacacaagtttaacaagtttatccatgataattacgttggataaatgattctgattggcATGCTCatagatgtacggtcacgagcattaatatgtatacactttggtaccatgtcacattaacttttttgacaaattgaactgtaagtctcactaaatgtcaaatatgttagtgcgacagagtcctaaagtgggtacattatattgctcatgactgtacaatgtaCATACCTATCATCATGAGCGCCTCATTCGGCCGCAGGACCTCGGTGAACAGCATGGAGACCATTAACTCCGGACATATTACGAATCGGATCTCTTCCTGAACACACCCGTGCCCAAGCACGCCTCCGCCTAGGTACCTGAAaatataagctcgcgactatatatatatagaaggtacatccatcgcaagatgaactaagtacccacacctcactgaagTTACtgtttagaccaacgtggtgggTACCAACCATCTGACATTTTGCGTTTCTGACATTTTTCAGAAACTGTCTTTTTGAGAAACTGTCTTTTTGCGAATCTGTCATTCTGCGAAACCGGCATTTTACGTCATCTGACATATTGCGTTTCTGACATTTTGTGAATCTGTCATTTTGCGTTTTTGTCATTATGCGCCTAAACCACAGAAAGCTCGAGGTAATTCCATCGCAAGATACgacttttctgttagaccaacgtgggttcgtatcgccgtctataaaggtcgagccaactgcgttagtgaaaactgcgcttaagataTATTAATATAACTCGTCATTTCCCATTTATGGCCATTTATGgtgggccgtatcgccgtctataatggtcgagccaactgtgttagtgaaaactgcacttaagatatattAATATAACTCATCATTTCCCATTTATGGCCATTTATGgtgggccgtatcgccgtctataatggtcgagccaactgtgttagtgaaaactgcacttaagatatattAATGTAACTCATCATTTCCCATTTATGGCCATTTATGgtgggccgtatcgccgtctataatggtcgagccaactgcgttaatgaaaactgcacttaagatatattAATATAACTCATCATTTCCCATTTATGGTCATTTATGgtgggccgtatcgccgtctataatggtcgagccaactgcgttagtgaaaactgcgcttaagataTATTAATATAACTCATCATTTCCCATTTATGGCCATTTATGgtgggccgtatcgccgtctataatggtcgagccaattgtgttagtcaAAACTTAAACTTGACTTAAAGTGTAGATAAGTAGAAGATAACATTTTAGGTGAACGTGCAATCAGACGCGCTGCAAGAACCGCGAGGGCCGAAGTCATCGCATTTGGCGGAAAAATGCGGATCATGTGACGTTTCATACGATATTATACATACTTGGACTTATAACGATGACTTCGGTGTATGTAGTTCTCGTGGCGCATTCACCTTTAAGGAACAAACTACTTTGAATTGTCAAAGAGACAATCAGCAGCTCCTGTTAAGCTACGAGCGCATTAACCATTAGACCACCGGGTCCCCATCCTATCAATGGGAATTTTTCCATCTATATcgccagcgccatctatccagaTATCCAAGATATCTTTGTTTGTAGTCTGAGCGAATTCCGATGGGTTaccttatgtattttatgtactgAGTGAGTGTATGTTACTTGTGTTTGTGTAATTATTCTTTGTAGCTACTATTCTATCGCATTAGGTCCTACCTGTAATGATAGTGTATTgaagttgaaataaataaataaaataaaacacatggtATTAATGTTTCTTGGACCGAGACATGTAGAAAGAAACCGTATTTGCTTTATAACTACACCAAGTTTGACGCTTGTGTTGAACTACCTTTAGTATGAGATaggcaaaacaaaaaaaaaaaacgaaagacACTAAGTTGACTTGAGCGTAGGCTTAAAGGTCGTGTAACCAGGCCAatcaatttcaaaaaaaaaaagaaaaatataatctatGTGTGTACTGACTTGTTAGCGAAGTCAAGCTGTATGAGTCCGTGCGCGTCCTCGATGGTGCCAGTAGGGTCGACGTGCAGCGGCAGCGAGCACAAGCTGACGTCACAGTGCAGCCAGCGGGCGCCGGCCCGCGCCTCCGCGCCCCGCCGGCTGAACGTCAGCACGCCGCGAGGCGCTGCGCTGCACAATGTCAGGCATGTAGGGCGAGCGGGGGGGACACCCCAGACACTCCACACAAAAGTATCAATCAGgtagcttagcaccgtaagcacgcgactcttccTCGCCGCGACAtacatcacccgtcactctctcacagtactgcacagaaagagacagacgatctctgtcgcggccagaaagagtcgcgtgtttACGCTGGCCGTGTGCCGCCTGACGTAAGTGCAAACGAGACAGACAGTTCGCGCTCTCCTTAACTCCTTGCAGTTTCGCAATAatgtagactaaagtaagatccagctaaagttacgtcaaaaaaacgtaacttatcgtagatttgccacagatggcattaactacttggcgggctctcacccggtacaaattttaagacaacatgcctgagggtgaccagttgggcgcgaacctcggcttagggcgtcgtctgaggggatcaTATGGAAAGAATTAATAGACCGTAACGGGTCGGTAGTGGTGGGCGTCAAATGAGGAAAagcgtcgactacgccggcggggtcggtatcgggatcctgacGTGTTTATTGTCGCGacctgattggccgcctctatagagtgatcgggtcgtcagaATCGTATATAACGTCCTTTGGGCGCCTATACTTATCTGTACCGTCCCTAGTAAGATCCAGCAAgggtctgcacggcaaccgGGACGCGCCGGACGTGATTCATATCAAGTGTTTCGacttatctacgtagatagatgtcgcacggctattggtcaaagcctaAGGTTACGGTGCCGCGAGGATAGAGAGGGTGAGATAAATCTAACTCCCGCGATACGAATTGGTATGAAGCGGAtagttaccattctatatgcagtactaatatttattctatgactgaaGTAAACACTTTACACTGTACAAATTATGAGAAGCAGTCACCTTTAGTGCAGACACGTCTGAAGTAATGACAAATGCACTTCAGTTTCTCCAATACATCGTCGTTACCCGCGCACTCATACAGTCTGCAACAAAAATgttcataaataattttgttactatAGCACATAATAAGTAAtgcttaatttattaaaaaataaaatttacttatgtaagtacatagttgttacatgagtgttGTTTGAAGCTTTTGGCTGTTCAATAATAACTCTTTGATATTACAATTCACACATGAAAAAGAAAGCAAACACAGTAATCATATTGAACTTGaacagccgggtctgcatgacaaccgcgccgcgcgtggcgcgaattatattgagcgcttcgaccaataaacgatacgaatgttatctacgtagatggacgtcaaacagctattggtcgaaggtcTCGCTATAATTTGcgctgcgcgcggcgcggttaccgtgcagagcctacagggagacgtttatttttatagtgaaattaaataaaaaaaaagaaatatcttgCTGCTCCGTTCGCTACTTTTATTTTGAAAGGGAAGGGAATTAATGTACATACAGTACGAGGGGCGGCTGAAAAGTTATGAGCCTAAGGTATTAAAAGTACTGATAGatgtgtataaaaaaaatatttttctatgtaaTCTCCCTCTACTTCAACACACTtcttacatttattataaagcGCTTTTAACCCGGTCAAAAAATATTCGCCGTCTTTGTCTTCGAAATGTTCGTTTACGGCCGCCTTCATTCCCTCGTCACTGGCAAATCTCCGTCCTCGGAGGTCCTTTTTTAAATCGGAAAAAAGGAAATAGTCGCTAGGGTCTAGACTGTACGGTGGGTGGTTGATTTCTTCAAATCCAGTCTCTCAGTGTGGACGGGCGCATTGTCTTGCAAAAACAGGACACCTTTCGCAAGTTTGCCTCTCCTTTTCTCGACAACCACTTGACGCACTCTTGTCAACAATCCAGCATAATAATTACTATTCATTGTAGTATTTTTGGGAAGGTAATCTATAAACAAAATTCCTTCACAATCCCAAAAAACAGTGGCCATGAGCTTGGACGCCGATCTTTCAACTTTGAATTTCCGAGGCTGCCTTTCTCCTTTTTCTATCCACTGCATTGACTCCTGTTTGGATTCAGGATCATACTGTCAAATTCATGTTTCATCAACAGTGACAAGACTCGAAAAAACATCATCAGGATTATCACCACAGATGTCCAAAAACTCCTGCGAAGTTGTGACGAGTCGCTGTTTATCCAACGGCGTGAACATTTTTGGCACCCATCGCGCACACACCTTTTTCATGTGCAAATGATTATGCAGAATGGCGCCGATTCGGTCCTTGCTAATGCCTATAGCTTCAGCTAGATACCACAACTTGAATCGCCGATCTtcaagaaaaagtttttttctttttcgatGTTTTCTTCGGTAACGGCGGTGTTCGGCCGCCCCGGCCTGGGGTCATCTTTGAGCGACTCCCTGCCATGTTTGAATTTTCGGCTCCAACGTTTTACGGTGGCAAACGAAGGTGCAGACGCTCCGTAAACAGTAGACATGTCTTAAAATATTTCCGTCGGCGTTTTATTCTTCTTTGTAAGGTATTTGATGACAGCTCTGTACTCGAATTTCGTGCAATTCGCGGAATACTCAGACATGGTGACGTTTAAGGTTCAATTACTAAAAAAGTACTGATGCTAAAGACATGAAAATTGAGATTTATATTGCTTGAGATACCCTCAATTAGTGCTGTACCGCGCGGCTCACTAGTAATAGTTAAAGGTACTTAGGCTCATAATTTTCCAGCCGCCCCTCGTATGTAGTAGGCACAGATTATAAATTGTATGTCGTGAACATAACTTACGTGCTAAAATTGATGTTAGGATACGACGCATATTCGGAGTTGCGTTTGCTAGTGTTTCTCCTAGGGAATGTACAGAAAAATGCATTTGCCAATAAGCTGGCAATCTGTAGCTGTGTGAGTGATATGGAATGGTTCTTCTCTTGTCTGAAAGAAAACacattaaacattttataatatacacataacataacatgaacagcctatatacacagcacaggcctcccctcaatcatttggagggggtatggaacatactgctgctccaatgcgggttggtggaggtgattttacggctaataaccaggaccaacggcttaatgtgccctctgaagcacggaatcatcttactttttcggactatctggtgattcaagcctgaaagtccttaccaaataaaggacagtcccacaaagtgatttcaacaatgtcgcCATCAGGAAttgaacccagacctccagattgtgttttataataataatcataatatattcAGCAGTACTGTAATAGTACTTCATAAATTCACCACCTATTTATGATTTCGCgatcattttttaataataatataatataataattcatAAGTTTTTTATACAAGGGACATGAGCCTTTGGCATGAAAAACATTCAGCCTAAATTGTACTCACTTCAACAAAGGTATAGGAGCCTGAATCAACTTAGGTAGATCCAACGCTAGCTTTGCTATCTCTGGTAATGTCACAGTAAAAAAATACTGGGACTCCTCTTCATCTAAGTGCtgaaaacagtaaaaaaaaatacatataggtATGCAAGTAGAGTGTCTTAATATGTATGTACTGTCTTGATAATCTGTTTTGAGTATTTACTTCACCAATAGGCAAGAGGAcagcctagtcaaatgagatatacagggtgttagggacatcgtaacgaaaaaaaaaatggaacgcctatttgattgtactaaaaacgatggtgggtgtttttcttgtcgcaaatgtttaattaagattttgaatttttactgtgccgcaatgtaagtcgaacaacgcggcacacagacgttaaacctacgcacggctacgttacgcgtgcgtgcgtgatacgatgttgtatctaggtaggagttttcattctcttgtatttagatgcttagtggtgcaacgtttaaaaatgttgagtttgttgaagtagaacacctactgccacgatttttcacgcacggtacctacctaccagttattaaaacgttcctaacttattaacaataaaaaccctactcttgccttaccttaattgttattccttcggatgaagtacctaggtaggtaccctagaacatgtcacgtcacgtaggtatgcaacatcgcgtttcctccgcggtaggtaggtatcacacgcactcacaaacacaacaccttgctctttaataaacatcaacaatcttccatacttttgcgcagtaaatgatctatgatctatcatcatagtcgacactactcatttacagaatgaaacaaacactcacaaacacgaaaaaaatatcctcgaaaaacatcacgcgattcgggtcaagcttagtattcgactgagcggaagcgcgcggcggcgttagcgcaaagcatcaaaggcgccgactaagggcgccgacgacgcaccggccgccggccgcggccgagtcgagccgacgactagagagagagagagaagtatgtttatggtgcaagtgacagagaaagaaatagtatctgttcgtatgcctactttattggcgagcgttgcccttgacccgtgcgccggctattcacctgcgcatagctgaagttgtagatacgttattattattattgatgacattgataaaatttaataattagtaatttttatttgtttattttaaatgtgtgttctatgcagcttaaaacacaatatgggactgagaaaaatctaatttttttatgaattttgcgacaggaaacttcacttgatacctatcaactcaaagaaatacctagtatctgttcgtaatgcctactttattggcgcgcgttgcccttgatccgtgaggctattcacgtccgagtatccctcaagacagatcaaacaagccctaactcggaggtcttgcgtcccaggatcctttaattatgtcttagaaccttcttggcctatgtggtccagtgattgagcgatgggatgcggagggtccgggttcgtattccggtggggacatatcacaaaaatctgtttataaggcctttggttgggacgttacaggctgatcacctgattgtccgaaagtaaaatgatccgtgcttcggaaggtacgttaagtcgttgctcccgtctactaggtacttatgtaagcacgtagccgttacatgaatattgtacacagaacaggataggtttaattagttctttactgatgatttaacaatgagatttaaaaccacgaataacttagtacttagtacctcggtaccaacatgtaacaagaaaaataagatcactcctctcggacaattttcttctttgaacatgccgacattgcctacgcggcggagttgccgaactatcgataggtagattatcaattgttgaacttgaaaattgtctaaactatcgaaagtagtgatagtacatttaaaTCGATACTaacgatagtaccgataggtcttgctttgtaacaataatgggtattgatctaaaagatctatcgataggtacctactattggtttttttttaactaggtatcgatagaatatcgataggcaacactctggcggagtgtccgcccaattctagacgcgatctcgctcgatttttgtgtagcgaggttttgcgtaggtacttacatactaagttggtggatggttgacatagtaggtaactaattacctaatctgtggtggttgtgttagttggttgttagttattctaatgacaacaaagaatacaattatttactgtttcaactgttttaggtagataatggccccgattcctgagtaaatgaatgaataacccggtcgaatcaaaaaggtatctcgctggtatgcaaaccgtttgacgtgtgctgtcaacttaattctgtcggttgttttagatttctgcttaaaattgacgtgtattccataaattttatgcctgttgattatccgtccatttaagaataagaataaaataaatttataatttacgatagacagagaaagaaataggatcggttcgtagtgcctactttgtaggccgcgccgccgccggcgtgcggcgtggggcgcgcggagcggggcgtgcggcgcggggcgcgcggagcggggcgcgcggcgcgcggtgcgtgtggccgttgacccgttcgagcagctgttgtctccattacatcgaaaattttcgataatttgtcattattgttttttttattgaaatttgggttctatgcagctaaaagcacaatatggaattgcaaataattaaaaacaaaactcaaaatttcatgaattttgcgacggaaaattccactagatattaactcataatcatggtctgaatcatccctctcagtattcgttacgatgtcactaacacccagtatatatataaaaacttcaaaacaatatacatttctatggaatttatatagaTAATACATGTACCTATGATATCATCAATAACTATACTCTTTCATATTGTCatccattatatttatttgattaaaaCATAGTAATTAATAAGTATGCATTTAACAGACTCCAGCATGCTTTTATAGGTAGAATAGGCCTTAGCCTCAATGCCTTAGCAATTGTAGGTGAGTACAGTTTTTAAAGTGTAGgtaaaggttaggttacataggTAAGATTCTTACTTCATTAAACAGTGTATGAAGCGCACAGAACCTCCAAATGGTCTTGAACTTGGTATTATAGCTAAGGATAGCATCAGCTAACTGTGTGCTGTTGCAGATTGGTCTCCGTAATGCACACTCAATCATCTCCCATCTCTTCTTTAAATGTGTTTCACCATTACActaccaaagaaaaaaattggtaaaagaagttttatattttcaagTACAATTTTCAAATCAAAGTGCATTATGCTTAAATTAATTACTACTTTGAtacaaagaaaaacaataattattacattataaaattaatttctgattacataaataacaagaaactataaataataaggATGTTGTCACCAAATGTTATATTAATGTACATGTATTTATGACTACAATAACAACTGATTACATTGCAGTTAATTTCCACTGCCCACTAccttatagatagatagattctTTTTACTTATTACAAAAGGAACAaagagtaataataattttcaaaactcACACAACACTAAACACATTCTTATGGGTAATTCTACGATAAGAGGTTCAGCATCCATACAAGTTGCAgctaatagaataaaaaaacgaTTTTAAATTCATTGCCGCACAAGTTACCTCTGATCGTAAAACTGCCCTTATATAACacctaacaaataaaaattatactgTATGGTTGAGTACTTACATCTTCAACAGGGTATAAACTCTTACTGGAGCATGGCATTCTGACATGCTCACTGTCCCACTTGTCCCGTCCTACCTGCGGCTTAAGGGGCCTATCCCCTATGTCCCCATTACTAGGAATATGGTACAAAACCGTATGGTTATGCGACGGCGTTACTAAAGGAAATTCCGGCGCTCCCCACGGCGATTGAGAGCCTATAATCTCACTTATAGGCACACCCCTCCAGGCGTTAGCACCTTCCGGATCCATTGAATAggcttttttctactcctctactttaatctggcatttaaataaccaaaaagtctaatataagtacatacataattaaactctttgaaaaagtgtacgctctatggtctataaaagcattgtttacaaagtgtaactgtactataatgtcgccaaaaaagcattgttgtttttttttttttttgacctggaaactggcacctttactttgtttggtgccatagatatactataaaaaaaagtatacatttgccgccattttcccgcgcgttggaaaataaattggaaaatttttgtgtttcgtttaaaattacgtcgtcgtagaaaaagtattgtatgcaacgttgtataactaggtcaaaaaatgctcgtggcgtctcttattgcgatgttcgccaaggctcacatcgcaactcacgccactcgcattttttgacccttcttatacaactgttgcataaaatactattataagcAGACCACTCCGAAATACAAGATCTTGTAGATGTAAACTGATTTGTATCAAATTGCGCGGCTTGGAAAGGTTATACAGAATCATGCAGAGAAAGGTCACTTCAAAAACTTCGCATATATATGATATCAATGCacaatatacaaatatttaatttaaattatgtaaacaaatatattatttgtagcgatgatttatttatttatacctaatcAACGAAATAACATGACAGTTGACCGACCGACCGACAGTTCAGTTCACACAGAGCAAGTATTAGTAGAGATACTACCTACTACACCGTGTAATCTGCGTGGAACGAAAGTTATCAATAGGAGCCATAATTTTTAATGATAAATGACAATTGCGCTGGCCTGTGATTGGTTAGCGGTGACAGCCATCTTTATCGGCATCCTGTCAAAAATGTGACTGAAACTGTATGATCGAGTGAAGCGTATTTGTGCTAATCTTTTCCACTTTATCTTGTAATACAAAGTCCAGTGAATGTTTTCGCATATATTTTCTTTCGTAGAAAAAGTATCAGAGAGAGTACTGTGTTTGCAAAAGTTCGCGACAAGGCGCTGTTTTGCATCATTTTCTATGCACCGAGAAAATACTCAATAAGTGGCTGAAGTGTCTCAAAAACCAGGTTAATTTAAAAGATACACCAAGGACTGAACTTTGTAGGTAGTTCTTTGTGTGTAAATCGCATAGTAAAGGACACGGATTTATCCCTTCTAAATCTAAAGAAGTGTTTGCCTCCGATGCAAGAACCATTTCGTGCATTacgcttttaaaaaaataaaataataataataattgaataaataatctCTCACATCTTTTTAACTCTACGAAACAAGCCCTAACTTTAAAAAGAGGTCATTAGGTCTTGTTTCTGGGTTCGGTATAATATTCTACAGATTTTACATTTATCTAGGACtttgaagtaggtacttaattgtttCAAAGTCGAATTAAAATCTGTAGAATAATACCGATCCTGGTTACAAGACCCTATCTTTTGTACATCCCGCTCCTGTACACTAGGCAGCCTAACGCGTAGTCCTTTGCCAAGTAAAATtcgatgatttaaaaaaaaactaactctCACATATCATTAGAACCAATCAAATAAAACGTTAGTACTAGAGATGTTCGTCTGACACGTAGTACCCTTATTAGTCTGTGGAGTCCACTGCTTCGTTTCAAAAATtggttgatttgatttgattgcgGCGTCTGTATATGTTGTAAATGAGATTGGTAGTCACATTTTAGAGAAAGTACGAAAGTTAACATACATTTCTTAGTATTTTCTTTAAGACCTGTTTGTATTAATCTTCAAAAATGAACTTGGAACTTCTCGGTAAGTTACATACAAAAATTGTTcggctttgtttatgtttagaattgtttttgttttggtgcataATTAACTACGAGATTGTTGCTTACAGAGTCATTTGGACAAAATTACCCTGAGGTAAGTGTGTAGAAACAACATCCTTCCATCCACCAATACCTATTTATGAAACTAACCTCTGTTTTAcaaacctttatttttttattagaatacTTATAGATAgagtttttaaaactaaaaatgtatTGTGATTTGTGATGTTTAGAAAACACTATCCacctaattaaaaaacaaagataGTCCTTCTAGTTAAATCTAGACTAactaaacctaaataaagaccTCATCTTAAATTCAAACGATATTATTTATCTATCGAATTATACGtatatacgtatttttttctaataaagcgGTATTATTTCTTGCCtggtataagtattttttttattattttgcatcACAATTTACAAATTATGTCTGagtagaaacaaaatattttattttgtttagaaatattgtaataagattaattttatctttactgattaatataaattaattatgcctcaaattaataaaattatgaaaactTCATAGGAATTTGATGGGACCCTAGATTCAATCTCATTAGCAGCAACTTGCGCATTCAACCGTCGTGGCACACTCCTGGCCGTAGGCTGCAATGATGGCAGGATCTTCATATGGGATTTCTTGACCAGAGGCATTGCCAAGTCTATTTCAGCTCATGTGTACCCTGTCTGCAGTTTGAGCTGGTCTAGGAATTGTAAAAAAGTGAGTGGGATATTTTTATAAGGTATTTtatagaataattataattattccaaGGCTTTTTcagtaaaaataaagatataatattaattatatgacATTATTAGTACACAAATATGTAGTTACAGGCAGATGATTTTGGTGCCTACCTAAAGACTGAAAGCCCTGAAAATTGGAGGAATAGACAGGGTACCTTTGCCTAGCATTGGAATAATTTACAGGCATAATCAGATTTGAAATATTTCTAATTACTGAACAAAGATATGAATCCACCTTGCCTTGATCTTACCAtccacttaaaaaaacaataattcactTCCAGCTCCTATCAGCTTCTACAGATCACAACGTCTGCATATGGGACATCCTGTCAGGCGAGTGTGAGCAACGCTACCGGTTTCCCACACCAATCTTACGTGTGCAGTTCGATCCTCGGAATGACAAGCGCTTCCTTGTCTGTCCTATGAGACATGCTGCGTTGCTTGTTGATACAGATGGAGACCATAACATATTGcctattgatgatgatgtaagtgcctttgatgtttatattatttatggcTATTGTAGCAGACTCTTAGCATTTGCTACTGGCTGGTTTAAATtacatgtttgttttatttttggatACGTTTTTGTTTTTGCTTTCTTTTCATGTGTTCCTGTCT is drawn from Pectinophora gossypiella chromosome 7, ilPecGoss1.1, whole genome shotgun sequence and contains these coding sequences:
- the LOC126368169 gene encoding poly(ADP-ribose) glycohydrolase; protein product: MDPEGANAWRGVPISEIIGSQSPWGAPEFPLVTPSHNHTVLYHIPSNGDIGDRPLKPQVGRDKWDSEHVRMPCSSKSLYPVEDCNGETHLKKRWEMIECALRRPICNSTQLADAILSYNTKFKTIWRFCALHTLFNEHLDEEESQYFFTVTLPEIAKLALDLPKLIQAPIPLLKQEKNHSISLTQLQIASLLANAFFCTFPRRNTSKRNSEYASYPNINFSTLYECAGNDDVLEKLKCICHYFRRVCTKAPRGVLTFSRRGAEARAGARWLHCDVSLCSLPLHVDPTGTIEDAHGLIQLDFANKYLGGGVLGHGCVQEEIRFVICPELMVSMLFTEVLRPNEALMMIGGERYSKYEGYSRSFRWAGDYRESAPRDSAGRRRVAVLAVDAVPYSHREHQYRRDMITRELNKAWVGFSFYTDDQPGLQYPGVATGNWGCGAFGGSPQLKSLIQMMACACARRPIAYYTFGDTELRDEVINVYNMLCRCNVTVGQLYKYMMRFSTTDVRRAHLHSFLQQVLIDERKSKRSVSPDQMDVSITSDKDQSAETNQKELNDSPDLFSQDDDLSQNESNLQTHKQTDNKQNKCNTPNEDKMADTKHKMAPHTARLFDELQKLDDDSKSKSNSTSTPHTSRHFSNQQGNDDRMTFSENKMDDSETNMTSSSYRKVSSSEKVCKTDTMKANTSRLFEEMEKFDEEHGRLNLSVCHTSPISHSRNVTHDSDSDRSEISTDVKKKLAKKITDYFSKKST